A genome region from Neoarius graeffei isolate fNeoGra1 chromosome 21, fNeoGra1.pri, whole genome shotgun sequence includes the following:
- the kcnj8 gene encoding ATP-sensitive inward rectifier potassium channel 8 — protein sequence MLARKSIIPEEFALPALASRAPRKPVFRDRVNKARFIAKSGACNLAHKNIREQGRFLQDVFTTLVDLKWRFTLVIFTMTFLCSWLLFAMAWWLVAFAHGDLDLARQPGVEQCVTNVKSFTSAFLFSIEVQVTIGFGGRMITEQCPTAITVLILQNIAGLIINAVMLGCIFMKTAQSHRRAETLIFSRQACIAVRNSRLCFMIRVGDLRKSMIINAAVRLQVVRKTTTPEGEVIPIHQIDVQSESAVASNTIFLLAPLIICHVIDKDSPLYDLSAMELQCSDLEVIVILEGVVETTGITTQARTSYVTEEIQWGHRFVPIVTEEEGVYSVDYSKFGNTVKVATPRCSARELDEKPSILIQTMQKSELSQQNSLRKRNSMRRNNSMRKSNTMQRNNLSLAVPKVQFFTPEGGQNVAVT from the exons ATGCTGGCGAGAAAAAGTATCATTCCAGAGGAGTTCGCGCTGCCCGCGCTGGCCTCGCGCGCGCCCCGGAAGCCGGTGTTCCGGGACCGAGTGAACAAGGCGCGCTTCATTGCCAAGAGCGGCGCGTGCAACCTGGCGCACAAGAACATCCGCGAGCAGGGCCGCTTCCTGCAGGACGTCTTCACCACGCTGGTGGACCTCAAGTGGCGCTTCACGCTGGTCATCTTCACCATGACCTTCCTGTGCAGCTGGCTGCTGTTCGCCATGGCCTGGTGGCTCGTCGCCTTTGCGCATGGAGACCTGGATCTGGCGCGCCAGCCCGGTGTCGAGCAGTGCGTCACCAACGTCAA GTCCTTCACCTCAGCCTTCCTGTTCTCCATCGAGGTGCAGGTGACTATAGGCTTCGGTGGGCGCATGATCACTGAGCAGTGTCCGACAGCCATCACGGTGCTGATCCTGCAGAACATTGCCGGGCTCATCATCAATGCTGTCATGCTGGGCTGCATCTTCATGAAGACGGCGCAGTCGCATAGGCGTGCCGAGACGCTCATCTTCAGCCGCCAGGCTTGCATCGCCGTGCGCAACAGCCGTCTGTGCTTCATGATCCGCGTGGGTGACTTGCGCAAGAGCATGATCATCAATGCAGCTGTGCGCCTCCAGGTGGTGCGCAAGACCACCACGCCGGAAGGAGAGGTCATCCCTATACACCAGATCGACGTCCAGAGCGAGAGCGCCGTGGCCAGCAACACTATTTTCCTCCTGGCACCACTCATCATCTGCCATGTTATTGATAAAGACAGTCCACTGTATGACCTGTCAGCCATGGAGCTGCAGTGCAGTGACCTGGAGGTGATCGTCATCCTTGAGGGTGTTGTCGAGACCACGGGCATCACTACACAAGCACGCACTTCTTATGTGACTGAAGAGATCCAGTGGGGCCACCGATTTGTGCCTATCGTAACTGAAGAGGAGGGGGTTTACTCGGTGGACTACTCTAAGTTTGGCAACACGGTGAAGGTCGCGACGCCGCGCTGCAGCGCCCGCGAGCTCGACGAGAAGCCGTCCATCCTCATACAAACGATGCAGAAGAGCGAGCTGTCGCAGCAGAACTCTCTGCGTAAGAGGAACTCGATGCGCCGCAACAACTCCATGCGCAAGAGCAATACCATGCAGCGCAACAACCTGTCACTAGCTGTACCCAAAGTGCAGTTCTTCACACCCGAAGGGGGGCAGAACGTCGCCGTCACATGA